A region of the Pseudonocardia cypriaca genome:
CCTCCCGCACCAGCGCGGTCAGCTCCATCGCCTGCCCCACCTCGGCCCGGCTCATCCCGTCGTCGAGATACCGGTCATCAGCCAACGACACACCCGGCTTGTTCGGGAACGGGTCGAACTTGATACCGGTGTGGCCCGAGTCGACGATCCCCCGGATCTCCTCCACCACCCCGTCCCGGGTCGCGAACCGGCGCTGATCCGGATGCGTGTAGATCAACAGGTCGTCCCGGACCCGGCCACCCAGCAGCTCGTGGACCGGCAGGCCGAGGACCTTCCCGCGGATGTCCCACAACGCGATGTCCACCGCGCTCACCACGTTCGTGCCCGCCCCACGACTGCCCATGTAGGTGAACGCCCGGAACACCTTGTGCCAGATGTCCTCGATCCGAGCCGGATCATCCCCCACCAGCAGGTCACTCACCTGCCGCACCATCCCCGCCACCGCCCGGTTCGCCGTCGGCGTCGTCGTCGTGATCTCACCCCAGCCGCTGACGTCCTCGTCCGTGCGCACCTCCACGAACAGGTACTCACCCCAACCGGTGCCCTCCGCCCCGACCAACCACGGAACCACCTCGACGATCTTCATCAGGTCTCCTCACCATCGTCCTCGAGTGCGAACTCGAGGCGAACGCGCTCACCGGCGGCCACCGGTACCGGCTCGCCGCGGCGGAACGGTCCGACCGCCCGTGGGCAGCGCACCACAACCGCAGCGTCGACGTTCGATCGCAGGACGACGTGGGCGGTCGACTGCTCCAGGTCCCAGGCCAGCTCGGCCACGGTGACCCGGTTCCGGCAGCGGACCCCGCTGACCCGCCCGCGGGCCCACCGCCCCGGCAGCGCGGGGAGCAGCTCCACCACCCCGGGGAGGGAGTCGACCAACGCCTCGATGACCACCGCCGGGATCGCGTGCGCGGCATCGGCGTTGTAGACGTCCAGGCCCGGGTTGTGCGAGGTCATCAGCGACCGGAACACCATGTCGTTGCCGAGCACCTTGCCCAGGTTCGCCTCGACGAGGCCGGGGTCCTTCAGCCGGGCCGCGCACAGGGCCCGGTGCAGGCTCCCGTGCGCCGAGAGGTTCTCGTCCCCGCGCAGCACGAGCGCTCGATGCGCGGCGGCCGCCAGCTCGGGCGTGTCGTCCGGGGTGATCTCGTGCAGCGGCCAGACCGGGTACAGGTGGCTGACGTGCCGGTGGTCGTCCGGGGTCACGAGCCCGGGCCACGCCCATTCGGCCAGCGCGCCGCGGGAGTCCACGACGTAGGGCGGCAGCTGCTTCAGCAGGGTCTGCCAGCGCGTGACCGACGCTTCCTCGATGCCGAGCCGGGTGCACGCCTCGACGGCCGCGGACAGCGCGTGCCGGGCGGCGGCGATGTCCATCGTGGCGTTCACGGCGGCGGCCCCGGTGGACCCGGCCGGGCCCACCTCCGGCGAGTACGACGGAACGAGCACCAGGGAGCCGTGCTCGTCCTCGCGCACCAGGAAGTCCTCGAAGAACAGCGCTGCCT
Encoded here:
- a CDS encoding mandelate racemase/muconate lactonizing enzyme family protein, producing the protein MKIVEVVPWLVGAEGTGWGEYLFVEVRTDEDVSGWGEITTTTPTANRAVAGMVRQVSDLLVGDDPARIEDIWHKVFRAFTYMGSRGAGTNVVSAVDIALWDIRGKVLGLPVHELLGGRVRDDLLIYTHPDQRRFATRDGVVEEIRGIVDSGHTGIKFDPFPNKPGVSLADDRYLDDGMSRAEVGQAMELTALVREAAGPDVELLIDAHGRFDVPTAIRIGQALDEVGGIHWYEEPVPPESYRALQQVRDRVGVAISVGERLHTRWDFVPVLENRLADFVMPDVTWTGGISELKKIATMAEAYYVPVSPHDAAGPVNLVAGGQVMVTVPNFYRIESSRHDLSSYNRFLTAPLDNGGGRLKLPPGPGLGIEFDLEHLRGHARDGFHG